In Raphanus sativus cultivar WK10039 chromosome 5, ASM80110v3, whole genome shotgun sequence, the following proteins share a genomic window:
- the LOC108861967 gene encoding receptor-like protein kinase 7, which produces MSPSSRNFGFFFFFSLVVSLFSIVSSSDLQVLLNIKSSLLDSNPGVLDSWSSSGAGGPCTFSGVTCNSNGSVTEIDLSRRGLSGKFPFASLCDLMSLEKLSLGFNSLSGPVPRDMNNCTKLKYLDLGNNFFSGPFPELSSLSQLQYLYLNNSAFSGAFPWKSLQNAKELVVLSLGDNPFDATPFPEEIVSMTKLTWIYLSNCSITGEIPPKIGDLTELRSLEISDSFLTGVIPPEIVKLNKLWRLEVYNNNLTGKFPPGFGALTNLTYLDTSTNSLEGDLSELRSLTNLISLQLFENRLTGEIPPEFGEFKFLVNLSLYTNKLTGPIPQGLGSLADFDFIDASENQLTGPIPPDMCKRGKMKAVLLLQNKLTGSIPETYANCLTLERFRVSNNSLTGTVPVRLWGLPKVEIIDLAMNNFEGPVTGEIKNAKTLGTLNLAFNKFSDELPDEIGDVEALTKVEINDNRFSGEIPSSIGKLKGLSSLMMQSNGFSGSIPDSIGKCSALSDLNMAENSLSGEIPHTLGSLPTLNALNLSDNKLSGRIPDSLSSLRLSLLDLSNNRLSGRVPLSLSSYNGSFNGNPGLCSTTIKSLNRCINSTGSGRVTRIFVTCIVLGSLILLASLVCFLYLKKSEKKEMRTLRHESWSIKSFRKMSFTEDDIIDSIKEENLIGRGGCGDVYRVVLGDGKELAVKHIRSSSSTEKSFSSTMPILSEKEGRSKEFETEVQTLSSIRHLNVVKLYCSITSDDSSLLVYEYMPNGSLYDMLHTCKKSNLGWETRYDIALGASKGLEYLHHGYERPVIHRDVKSSNILLDESFKPRIADFGLAKILQANNGGLDSTHVVAGTYGYIAPEYGYSSKVNEKCDVYSFGVVLMELVTGKKPIEAEYGESKDIVNWVSNNLKSKESVMEIVDKKIGEMYREDAIKILRVAILCTARQPGLRPTMRSVVHMIEDAEPCRLMGIVISKESDVKIKS; this is translated from the exons ATGTCTCCGTCGTCTCGTAACTttggattcttcttcttcttctccctcgtggtctctctcttctccatcGTTTCCTCCTCCGACCTCCAAGTCCTACTCAACATCAAATCATCTCTCCTCGACTCAAACCCCGGCGTTTTAGATTCGTGGAGCTCCTCCGGCGCCGGCGGTCCCTGTACCTTCTCCGGAGTAACCTGCAACTCCAACGGTTCCGTTACGGAGATCGACCTCTCTCGTCGAGGCCTATCAGGAAAATTCCCGTTCGCTTCTCTCTGCGACCTCATGTCGCTCGAGAAgctctctctcggattcaacTCACTCTCGGGCCCCGTCCCGAGGGATATGAACAACTGCACGAAGCTCAAGTACTTGGACCTCGGCAACAACTTCTTCTCCGGCCCTTTCCCCGAGCTCTCCTCTCTGAGTCAGTTACAGTACCTCTACCTCAACAACAGCGCTTTCTCCGGCGCGTTTCCGTGGAAATCTCTTCAAAACGCGAAAGAGCTCGTCGTTTTGAGCCTCGGTGACAATCCCTTCGATGCGACGCCGTTTCCGGAAGAGATCGTTTCTATGACGAAGCTGACGTGGATTTACTTGTCTAACTGCAGCATCACGGGGGAAATCCCTCCGAAGATCGGAGACTTGACGGAGCTTCGGAGCTTGGAGATCTCCGACAGCTTTCTCACCGGCGTTATTCCGCCGGAGATCGTGAAGCTCAACAAACTCTGGCGGTTAGAGGTTTACAACAACAACTTAACCGGGAAGTTTCCTCCCGGTTTCGGAGCCTTGACGAATCTCACTTACTTGGACACGTCGACGAACAGTCTCGAGGGAGATTTATCTGAGCTCAGATCTCTAACCAATTTAATTTCGTTACAGCTTTTCGAAAACCGGTTAACCGGTGAGATTCCACCCGAGTTCGGCGAGTTTAAATTTCTAGTCAACCTCTCTCTGTACACGAACAAGCTAACCGGTCCGATCCCTCAAGGACTCGGTTCGCTAGCCGATTTTGATTTCATCGACGCGTCGGAGAATCAGCTAACCGGACCGATCCCTCCGGATATGTGTAAACGAGGGAAGATGAAAGCTGTCCTTCTGTTACAAAACAAACTAACCGGATCTATACCGGAGACGTACGCTAACTGTTTGACTCTGGAACGGTTTAGAGTTAGCAATAACTCGTTAACCGGAACAGTTCCGGTTAGACTCTGGGGGTTGCCGAAGGTGGAGATTATTGACTTAGCCATGAACAACTTCGAAGGTCCGGTCACGGGAGAGATCAAGAACGCGAAGACGCTCGGGACGTTGAATCTAGCGTTCAACAAGTTCTCTGATGAGCTGCCTGACGAGATAGGTGACGTGGAGGCTCTGACTAAAGTCGAGATTAATGATAACCGGTTCTCAGGGGAGATACCGAGCTCTATCGGGAAGCTGAAGGGGCTTAGTAGTTTAATGATGCAGAGTAACGGCTTCTCCGGTTCCATACCGGACTCTATCGGAAAGTGTTCGGCGCTCAGCGATCTCAACATGGCTGAAAACTCGCTGTCGGGAGAGATCCCGCATACGCTTGGATCTCTTCCGACGCTCAACGCTTTGAATCTTTCTGACAACAAGCTTTCCGGGAGAATCCCGGATAGCTTGTCGTCTCTGAGGCTTAGCCTTCTTGATCTGTCAAACAACAGATTATCAGGCCGTGTCCCGTTGAGCTTGTCTTCGTATAACGGTAGCTTCAACGGTAACCCTGGACTCTGCAGCACGACGATCAAGTCGCTTAACCGGTGCATTAACTCTACAGGATCGGGTCGTGTCACGCGCATCTTTGTGACGTGTATAGTTCTCGGTTCACTGATCTTGCTAGCTTCTCTTGTGTGTTTCTTGTACCTCAAGAAAAGCGAGAAGAAGGAAATGAGAACGCTGAGACACGAGTCTTGGAGTATAAAGTCGTTCAGGAAGATGAGTTTCACCGAAGACGATATCATAGACTCGATCAAAGAAGAGAATTTAATCGGTAGAGGAGGTTGTGGAGATGTGTACAGAGTAGTACTCGGTGATGGTAAAGAACTCGCTGTGAAACACATTCGAAGCAGTAGTAGCACTGAGAAGAGCTTCAGCAGCACGATGCCTATCCTCAGTGAGAAGGAAGGAAGGTCTAAAGAGTTTGAGACTGAGGTGCAGACACTAAGCTCGATACGACACTTAAACGTGGTGAAACTCTATTGTAGCATCACGAGCGATGACTCGAGCTTGCTTGTGTACGAGTACATGCCTAATGGGAGCCTGTACGACATGCTTCACACGTGCAAGAAGTCGAATCTTGGTTGGGAAACACGGTATGATATTGCGCTTGGTGCGTCTAAAGGGCTTGAGTACTTGCATCATGGATACGAGAGGCCGGTGATTCACCGTGATGTTAAATCAAGTAACATATTACTAGATGAGTCTTTCAAGCCTAGGATTGCTGATTTTGGTCTTGCCAAGATTCTTCAGGCGAATAATGGCGGTCTAGATTCGACTCATGTCGTTGCAGGAACATATGGTTACATAGCTCCAG AGTATGGTTACTCGTCGAAAGTGAATGAGAAATGCGATGTGTATAGCTTTGGAGTTGTGTTAATGGAGCTAGTCACGGGGAAGAAACCGATAGAAGCAGAGTATGGAGAGAGCAAAGACATTGTGAATTGGGTTAGTAACAATCTGAAGAGTAAAGAGAGTGTTATGGAGATTGTGGACAAGAAGATAGGAGAGATGTATAGAGAAGATGCAATCAAGATTCTGAGAGTTGCAATACTCTGTACCGCAAGACAGCCTGGACTAAGGCCGACGATGAGGAGCGTGGTTCATATGATAGAGGACGCTGAACCGTGTAGGTTGATGGGTATTGTGATCAGTAAAGAGAGTGATGTGAAGATCAAAAGTTGA
- the LOC108861085 gene encoding uncharacterized protein LOC108861085 encodes MSLVHMVVGLFDKIKSNGELKDLTSLKRFLEDEGVILKEDCNCSDPIAEMRRINTFDKSKMRRPPKKVYKVKELTVITKVDEKELIHIPIKGPWQFLLKTIQSLQDLKGMPSSPKDSKSVIGFYILMRMGYETDADGVHYWKVKNSAGTGWGENGFGKIIRQTSRNGKPSLIKYILCPVLLDNYEDEA; translated from the exons ATGTCTCTTGTCCACATGGTGGTTGGTCTTTTTGACAAGATAAAAAGCAATGGAGAACTCAAAGATCTAACCTCTTTGAAGAGATTCTTAGAAGACGAAGGTGTTATTTTGAAGGAAGATTGCAACTGTTCTGACCCTATTGCTGAAATGAGAAGGATAAACACTTTTGATAAATCAAAGATGCGTAGACCA CCTAAAAAAGTGTACAAGGTTAAAGAACTGACAGTGATAACTAAGGTTGATGAGAAAGAACTTATACATATTCCAATAAAGGGCCCGTGGCAATTTCTATTGAAAACCATTCAGAGTTTGCAAGACTTAAAGGG GATGCCATCTAGTCCTAAGGATAGCAAGAGTGTGATTGGCTTTTACATTCTCATGCGTATGGGCTATGAAACTGATGCTGATGGAGTCCACTACTGGAAGGTCAAAAACTCAGCTGGAACTGGTTGGGGTGAAAATGGATTCGGGAAGATAATCCGACAAACAAGCCGCAATGGAAAACCGTCATTGATTAAATATATCCTTTGTCCTGTG CTCCTTGACAACTACGAGGATGAAGCTTAG
- the LOC108856820 gene encoding amino acid permease 8 — protein sequence MKSFDTCSAVESGGNNNFDDDGREKRTGTLVTASAHIITAVIGSGVLSLAWAIAQLGWVAGTVILVTFAVINYYTSTMLADCYRSPDTGIRNYIYMDVVRAYLGGWKVKLCGLAQYGSLVGITIGYTITASISLVAIGKANCFHYKGHEARCSVSNYPLMAAFGTVQIVLSQIHNFHKLSFLSIIATVMSFSYASIGIGLALAALASGRVGKTDLTGTVVGVDVTGSDKIWRSFQAAGDIAFSYAFSVVLVEIQDTLRSSPPENKVMKKASLVGVSTTTAFYISCGCIGYAAFGNQAPGDFLTDFGFYEPYWLIDFANACIAIHLIAAYQVFAQPIFLFVEKKCNKAWPESNFITKEHYINIPLLGKCRINFLRLVWRTTYVMFSTVVAMIFPFFNAILGLIGAVTFWPLTVYFPVEMHMSQKKVKKYTMRWIGLKLLVLVCLIVSLLAAVGSIVGLISSVKAYKPFHNLD from the exons ATGAAAAGCTTCGACACCTGTTCAGCGGTTGAATCCGGCGGGAATAATAACTTCGACGATGATGGTCGGGAGAAGAGAACGGGGACGTTGGTTACGGCGAGTGCTCACATCATCACGGCTGTGATAGGTTCCGGAGTCTTGTCCTTGGCTTGGGCAATAGCACAACTTGGTTGGGTGGCAGGAACAgttattttggtaacttttgcCGTTATAAATTACTACACATCCACAATGCTCGCCGACTGTTACCGATCTCCGGACACAGGAATAcgtaattatatttacatggaCGTTGTCAGAGCTTACCTTG GTGGTTGGAAAGTGAAGCTATGTGGACTTGCACAGTACGGGAGTCTAGTAGGGATCACTATCGGTTACACCATCACTGCCTCCATAAGCTTAGT AGCGATCGGGAAAGCAAATTGTTTTCATTACAAGGGACACGAAGCAAGATGTTCCGTATCAAATTATCCACTCATGGCGGCATTTGGGACCGTCCAGATTGTTCTTAGTCAGATTCATAATTTTCACAagctctcttttctctctattATCGCCACCGTTATGTCCTTCTCTTATGCATCTATTGGAATTGGCTTAGCCTTGGCCGCTCTGGCAA GTGGGAGGGTTGGCAAGACGGATCTGACGGGCACGGTGGTGGGAGTGGACGTAACTGGGTCTGACAAAATATGGAGGTCATTTCAAGCAGCTGGAGACATTGCCTTTTCATACGCATTTTCCGTTGTTCTTGTTGAGATTCAG gaTACACTGAGATCAAGCCCACCAGAGAACAAAGTCATGAAAAAAGCAAGCCTTGTTGGAGTCTCAACTACAACTGCTTTCTACATCTCATGTGGCTGCATAGGATATGCTGCTTTTGGAAACCAAGCCCCTGGAGACTTCCTTACTGACTTTGGTTTTTATGAACCTTACTGGCTCATCGATTTTGCAAATGCTTGCATCGCTATCCACCTAATCGCAGCTTATCAG GTGTTTGCGCAACCAATTTTCCTGTTTGTCGAGAAGAAATGCAACAAAGCGTGGCCAGAAAGCAACTTCATCACCAAAGAACATTATATAAACATACCATTGCTAGGAAAATGTCGCATCAACTTTTTGAGGCTAGTGTGGAGGACAACCTATGTGATGTTTTCAACAGTGGTAGCAATGATATTCCCCTTCTTCAACGCAATCTTGGGTCTCATTGGTGCCGTCACATTCTGGCCGTTAACAGTTTACTTCCCAGTGGAGATGCACATGTCGCAGAAAAAGGTTAAGAAGTATACGATGAGATGGATAGGGCTGAAACTCCTTGTATTGGTTTGTTTGATTGTTTCTCTCTTAGCTGCGGTAGGATCCATCGTTGGCTTGATAAGTAGTGTCAAGGCATACAAGCCTTTCCACAATTTAGATTAG
- the LOC108805195 gene encoding uncharacterized protein LOC108805195, which produces MLKRLGWLIELSQRSRQTKTLDAHPYVASVKPVLMVDTVQEIAVYIHRFHNLDLFQQGWYQIKISMRWEDGDNNSRGIPSRVVLYEALDSSSNDSSGVWKIDDKDNSFLTQPFRIKYARQDVRLCMMVSFTMPLQRYEGPATSAVILRFELLYSPIAENISLTHSDDCPAAVHDFRIPPKALSGVHSYCPVHFDTFHAVLIDVSVHVSVMKSASYKRPAVLSSDASNGKNLGSGNSQSSKKAFAQIAPADKLVSFVKALLGARDTLLEEMQKLSKAIDQTIDLSEFVSSMDKTLISDSASTGKSVDAEGSGQGKQQNNLELNASLDLESDDWLHNFSKDHLSRTFHLLGTQLHYLWNTFLTFHRDNNTKILEHLRDIWTKDRRAEWSIWMVYSKVEMPHHFISGVDDTSNHSSHKRATSALKLNDPSQVAATRAELHRRSIAQMRINNRTVQDMHIFGDLMRVPIVIIERVWNAPRRTFSENSYMRHVDKIDSSLLNGHDDDESGTRKHNNSQNSGRELKIVVFVHGFQGHHLDLRLIRNQWLLIDPKIEFLMSEANEDKTHGDFREMGQRLAQEVVSFFKRKMDKHSKYGRLKKVKLSFVGHSIGNVIIRTALADSLMDPYKKYLYTYISLSGPHLGYLYSSNSLFNSGLWLLKKLKSTQVIHQLTLTDDPDLQNTFFYKLCKQKTLDGFKNIILLSSPQDGYVPYHSARIESCQPASFDNSKRGVAFLEMLNSCMDQIRGPSPETPHHQRVFMRCDVNFDTTLYGRNLNSFIGRAAHIEFLESDIFARFIMWSFQDLFR; this is translated from the exons ATGTTAAAGCGTCTTGGATGGTTAATTGAACTCAGCCAACGAAGTAGGCAAACCAAGACTCTTGATGCTCATCCTTACGTAGCCAGTGTTAAGCCTGTTCTCATGGTCGACACTGTTCAAGAAATCGCTGTTTATATCCATAGGTTCCATAACCTTGATCTTTTCCAGCAAgg ATGGTACCAAATAAAAATCAGCATGAGATGGGAGGATGGTGATAACAACTCCCGTGGGATTCCTTCACGAGTTGTTCTGTATGAAG CTCTTGATTCAAGCTCAAACGACTCTTCTGGAGTTTGGAAGATAGATGATAAAGATAATAGTTTCTTAACGCAGCCCTTCCGCATCAAATATGCTAGGCAGGATGTTCGTCTGTGCATGATGGTCTCTTTTACTATGCCACTGCAAAGATATGAG GGGCCAGCTACATCTGCTGTTATACTGAGGTTTGAGCTTTTATATTCTCCAATTGCGGAGAATATATCACTCACTCATTCAGATGATTGTCCTGCTGCAGTGCATGATTTTCGTATTCCTCCTAAAGCGCTCTCAGGCGTTCATTCTTACTGTCCGGTCCACTTTGACACCTTTCACGCCGTTCTTATCGATGTAAGCGTTCACGTCAGTGTCATGAAATCCGCTTCTTACAAACGGCCTGCAGTTTTGTCAAG TGATGCGAGTAATGGTAAAAATTTAGGCAGCGGCAATTCTCAGTCTTCCAAGAAA GCCTTTGCTCAGATAGCTCCTGCTGACAAGCTGGTGTCATTTGTCAAAGCCTTACTTGGAGCTCGTGACACTTTGCTCGAAGAAATGCAAAAACTTAGCAAGGCAATTGACCAAACAATCGACTTATCTGAGTTTGTATCCAGTATGGACAAAACTCTCATATCTGACTCTGCTTCAACGGGAAAATCTGTTGATGCTGAAGGTTCAGGACAAGGCAAGCAACAAAACAATCTTGAG TTGAATGCCTCACTTGATTTAGAAAGCGATGACTGGCTTCATAACTTCTCAAAGGATCATCTGTCTCGCACATTCCACTTACTGGGCACCCAGCTCCATTATCTTTGGAATACCTTTCTGACATTTCATCG GGATAATAACACAAAAATCTTGGAACATCTTCGAGATATCTGGACAAAAGATCGAAGAGCTGAATGGTCAATATGGATGGTATACTCCAAGGTTGAAATGCCACATCATTTTATAAGTGGAGTGGATGATACTTCAAACCATAGTTCGCACAAAAGAGCCACAAGTGCGTTGAAGCTGAATGAT CCTTCGCAAGTTGCAGCCACTCGCGCTGAACTTCACCGTCGAAGTATTGCACAAATGCGG ATTAACAACCGGACGGTACAAGACATGCATATATTTGGTGATCTAATGCGAGTTCCTATTGTTATAATCGAACGTGTCTGGAATGCACCAAGGCGTACTTTTAGTGAAAACTCGTACATGAGACATGTTGATAAAATCGATTCTAGCTTACTTAATGGGCATGATGATGACGAAAGTGGGACAAGAAAACATAATAACTCACAGAATAGTGGACGTGAGCTGAAGATTGTTGTTTTTGTCCATGGTTTCCAG GGACATCACTTAGACCTAAGGCTTATCCGGAACCAGTGGCTCCTGATTGATCCAAAGATAGAGTTTCTCATGTCCGAGGCAAACGAGGACAAAACACATGGAGATTTCAGGGAAATGGGGCAGAGGCTTGCGCAGGAAGTTGTTTCTTTCTTCAAGAGGAAAATGGATAAACATTCGAAATACGGGCGCTTGAAAAAGGTTAAGCTGAGTTTTGTTGGACATTCAATCGGCAATGTCATCATCCGAACTGCACTAGCAG ATAGTTTGATGGACCCATACAAGAAGTATCTATATACATACATATCGCTTTCGGGTCCACACTTGGGTTATCTATACAGCTCAAATTCATTGTTTAACTCTGGACTTTGGCTCCTGAAGAAGTTAAAGAGTACTCAGGTTATTCATCAGCTCACGCTCACAGATGATCCTGATCTCCAGAATACTTTCTTTTACAAGCTCTGCAAG CAAAAGACTCTGGACGGTTTCAAAAACATAATTCTCCTGTCTTCGCCTCAG GATGGGTATGTTCCATATCACTCAGCTAGGATCGAATCATGCCAACCAGCTTCATTCGACAACTCAAAAAGAGGAGTCGCTTTCTTGGAGATGCTTAATAGCTGTATGGACCAAATACGTGGGCCATCCCCGGAAACTCCTCACCACCAGAGAGTGTTCATGCGCTGCGACGTCAACTTCGACACGACCTTATACGGTCGTAACCTCAACTCGTTCATTGGTAGAGCTGCTCACATCGAGTTCTTGGAGTCTGATATCTTTGCAAGATTCATAATGTGGTCATTCCAAGATCTATTCCGCTGA
- the LOC108859464 gene encoding amino acid permease 8-like, giving the protein MLLYILLLSSSVSPLKMKSFDTSSAVESGTVAGNNFDDDGGEKRTGTLMTASAHIITAVIGSGVLSLAWAIAQLGWVAGTVLLVSFAIVVNYTSRMLADCYRSPDAGTRNNTYMDVVRAYLGGRKVQLCGLAQYGSLAGMTIGYTITASISLVAIEKANCYHDEGHGAKCLVSNYPAMAAFGIVQIVLSQIPNFHKLSFLSIIAAVMSFSYSSIGTGLALAALASGKIGKTELTGTVVGVDVTASEKLWKSFQAAGNIAFSYAYSVVLVEIQDTLSSSPPENIVMKKASLVGVSTATAFYILCACIGYATFGSQAPGDLLTDFGFYEPYWLIDFANACIAVHLIGAYQVIAQPIFQFVEKKCNKAWPESNFITKEHSTNILLLGKCRINFFRLVWRTTYVIFSTAVAMIFPFFNAVLGLIGALAFWPLTVYFPVEMHISQKKVKKYTMRWIGLKLLVLVCLIVSFLAAVGSIIGLISSVKAYKPFHSLY; this is encoded by the exons ATGCTTTTGTATATCTTATTACTGTCTTCCTCAGTTTCTCCTCTCAAAATGAAAAGCTTTGACACGAGCTCAGCGGTTGAATCCGGTACCGTCGCTGGAAATAACTTCGACGATGATGGTGGGGAGAAGAGAACGGGGACGTTGATGACGGCGAGTGCGCACATAATCACGGCTGTGATAGGTTCCGGAGTCTTGTCCTTGGCTTGGGCTATAGCACAACTTGGCTGGGTGGCGGGGACAGTGCTTTTGGTAAGCTTTGCCATCGTAGTTAATTACACATCCAGAATGCTCGCCGACTGTTATCGATCTCCGGACGCTGGAACACGCAACAATACTTACATGGACGTCGTTAGAGCTTACCTTG GCGGTAGGAAAGTGCAGCTATGTGGGCTAGCACAGTACGGGAGTCTAGCAGGGATGACTATTGGTTACACCATCACTGCCTCCATAAGCTTAGT AGCGATTGAGAAAGCTAATTGTTATCATGACGAGGGACATGGTGCGAAATGTTTAGTATCAAATTATCCAGCCATGGCGGCGTTTGGAATCGTCCAGATTGTTCTAAGTCAGATTCCTAATTTTCACAAGCTCTCTTTTCTCTCCATTATCGCCGCGGTTATGTCCTTCTCTTATTCATCTATCGGAACTGGCTTAGCCTTGGCTGCTCTGGCAA GTGGGAAGATTGGTAAGACGGAACTGACAGGCACGGTGGTCGGAGTGGACGTAACTGCGTCTGAAAAATTATGGAAGTCATTCCAAGCGGCTGGAAACATTGCATTTTCGTACGCTTATTCTGTTGTTCTCGTTGAGATTCAG gatACACTGAGTTCAAGCCCACCAGAGAACATAGTCATGAAAAAAGCAAGCCTTGTCGGAGTCTCAACTGCAACTGCTTTCTACATCTTATGTGCCTGCATAGGATATGCTACATTTGGAAGCCAAGCCCCTGGAGACCTCCTTACTGACTTTGGTTTTTATGAACCTTACTGGCTCATCGATTTTGCCAATGCTTGCATCGCTGTCCACCTAATCGGAGCCTATCAG GTGATTGCACAACCAATTTTCCAGTTCGTGGAGAAGAAATGCAACAAAGCATGGCCAGAAAGCAATTTCATCACCAAAGAACATTCGACAAACATACTGTTGCTTGGAAAATGTCGCATCAACTTCTTCAGACTGGTGTGGAGGACAACCTATGTGATTTTCTCAACAGCTGTGGCAATGATATTCCCCTTCTTCAACGCAGTCTTAGGCCTTATCGGGGCACTCGCATTCTGGCCGTTAACAGTTTACTTCCCAGTGGAGATGCACATCTCGCAGAAAAAAGTTAAGAAGTATACCATGAGATGGATAGGGTTGAAACTCCTTGTATTGGTTTGTTTGATTGTTTCGTTCCTAGCTGCAGTAGGATCCATCATCGGCTTGATAAGTAGTGTCAAAGCATACAAGCCTTTTCACAGTTTATATTAG